The sequence below is a genomic window from Mycobacterium spongiae.
TCGATCACTTCGCAGCCCAGGGCCTCGACTTAGCACCGTTCACCGACCAGGTGAGGTGGCTGTTCGACAAAATGATGGGCGAGCGCCCGCGGTCCAGTCTGCGACGACGACAGAGCTGGTTGCTGGAGCAGATTTCGACCGCAGCGGCGATTGAGCACTACACGGCCATCATGGGCGAATGGATTCTGAACACCCCCGAACACGATGCCATCGGCACCGATCCGGTGATGCTGGATCTGCTCCGATGGCATGGCGCGGAAGAGGTCGAGCACAAGGCCGTCGCCTTCGACGCTATGAAGCATCTGCGGGCCGGCTACTGGCGCCGGGTACGCACCCAGCTGGTCGTCACACCGGTGATGTTCCTGCTATGGATACGTGGGGTGCGATACTTGTACTCGATCGATCCCCATCTGGCGCCGGGGACCAAGCCCCGGTGGCGCGACTATCGCGACGCGGCACGCCGGGGTTTGGTGCCCGGGCTGCTTAGCTTCACGCGGTCGGTTGGTGCCTACTATCGGCCGCGTTTCCACCCCTCACAGCTGGGCGGGGTCGAGCGCGCCGTCGACTACCTGGCGATCTCACCTGCTGCCCGGGCGTCTCACTGACGAACTCGTCTGACGGGATTTTCGTCGTGTCGCAGAGCATCTGGTCCACTCGGCCGGCCGACCTCTACGGCCGTCGGAGGCGTGACCGATTCTCCACGGTGTTGTGGGGTGTGCGAGTGTTGCTCGAAGGATTTGCCGCGATGTCACGGTGGAAACCATCGCGGGTACGGCCGGTGCAGCGCAAGATTGCCGCGGTGATTACCCAGCGCGAACTGGTCGCCCCGGATGTGGTGGCGTTGACGCTGGCCGACCCCGATGGCGGACTGCTTCCGTCGTGGACGCCGGGTGGGCATATCGATGTGGTGCTGCCGTCGGGCCGGCGCCGGCAGTACTCGCTCTGTGGGCTGCCCGGGCGGCGCACGGACTACCGCATCGCCGTCCGCAGAATCGCCGACGGTGGCGGCGGTTCCATCGAGATGCACGAGGCTTTCGACGTGGGCGGCACCCTCGTGTTCGAGGGTCCCCGCAATGCCTTCTGCCTCGGTACGGCAGAGCGCGACGTGCTTTTCGTGATTGGCGGCATCGGAGTAACGCCGATCTTGCCGATGATCCAGGTGGCCGAACAGCGCGGAATCGACTGGCGCGCAATATATGCCGGACGCAGCCGAGAGTACATGCCGTTTCTGGATGAGCTGGTGTCGGTGGCGCCAGCACGGGTCACGATATGGGCCGACGACGAGCACAGGGGCTTCGCCACCGTCGACGACCTGCTGGCCGGCGCCGGCCCGACGACGGCCGTCTACGTGTGCGGACCACCCCCCATGCTGGAAGCGGTGCGCGCGGCCCGCGTGGAACATGCCGATGCGCCATTGCACTACGAGCGGTTCAGCCCGCCCCCGATCGTCGACGGTATTCCATTCGAATTAGAGCTTGCGCGATCAGGCACCGTGCTGCGCGTGCCTGCGAACCGGTCAGCGCTCGAGGTGATGAGCGACCGGGATCCGACGACCGCGTACTCCTGCCAGCAGGGCTTCTGCGGCACCTGCAAGGTCAAGGTGCTCGCTGGGCAGGTCGACCGTCGCGGTCGCACCGCAGAGGGCGACGACGAGATGCTGGTCTGCGTGTCGCGGGCAAAAAGCGACCGAATAGTCGTCGACGCCTGAGTCAGCTGGCCGCCTGGGATGGCTGCCGGTCTAGGGTGAGGGCCATGCGGGTGGGCGTGCTGGGAGCCAAAGGCAAGGTCGGGGCAACGATGGTGGGGGCGGTCGCGGCGGCGCCAGACCTGACCCTGTCGGCAGAGGTCGACGCTGGCGATCCGCTGAGCCTGCTCACCGATGGCGACACCGAGGTCGTCATCGACTTCACTCATCCGGACGTAGTGATGAGCAATCTGGAGTTCCTCGTCGAAAACGGAATTCACGCCGTGGTCGGCACCACGGGCTTTACCGCCGAGCGGCTGCAACAGGTGGAATCGTGGCTGGTCGCCAAACCCGACACAGCGGTGCTGATCGCGCCGAATTTCGCGATCGGGGCGGTGCTGTCCATGCACTTCGCCAAACAGGCGGCCCGGTTCTTCGACTCGGCGGAGGTCATCGAACTGCATCACCCCCACAAGGCAGACGCCCCCTCGGGCACCGCGACGCGCACCGCCAAGCTGATCGCAGAAGCCCGACAAGGCCTTCCCGCCAACCCGGACGCCACCAGCACCAGCCTGCCGGGAGCTCGCGGCGCCGACGTCGACGGCATCCCAGTGCACGCGGTGCGGCTGGCTGGTCTAGTCGCCCACCAAGAGGTCCTGTTCGGGACCGAGGGGGAGACGCTATCCATCCGCCACGACAGCATCGACCGCACATCATTTGCGCCGGGCGTGCTGTTGGCGGTACGCCACGTCCGGGAGCACCCCGGCCTCACGGTGGGTCTTGAGCCACTGCTCAATCTGCAATGACTCACGCGGCATGAACAATGACTCGCGCGGCATCAACGAGGACGCGCGGCGCACCCTGCGCATCCAGCTTCTCATCGCCTTCATGTGCGCTGCGATGCTGGCCTACTTCGTCATGCTCGGGCGCATCGCCGTCGCCATGATCGGCTCCGGGCAAGCCGCGGCCGTCGGCTTGGGTCTTGCGCTGCTGATCATGCCCGGCATCGGGCTGTGGGCCATGATCGCCACGCTGCGGGCCGGACTGGCGCATCAGAAACTGGCCCGCCTGATCGCCGACGACGGGATGGAGCTCGACGCCAGCGGGTTGCCCCGACGGCCCTCGGGCCGTATCGAGCGCGCCGCAGCCGACGCGCTGTTCACGACAGTCCGCGCCGAGCTGGAAGACGACCCCGACAATTGGCGCCGGTGGTATCGGCTCGCACGCGCCTACGACTACGCGGGCGATCGGCGCCGCGCGCGAGGGGCCATGAAGGCAGCGGTTGAGTTGCAGGGTCGGTCGTGAGCATGAGGCGGAGCTACGTGTCCGGTCGCGATCCGCTGGCGGCCGTGGGGGCGCTCGCTTGCACGGTGCCAAACCATGAAATGGAGGCTTGCCGGTGTCGCGACTGTTGATCGTCCACCACACGCCATCGCCGCACATGCAGGAGATGTTCGAGGCGGTCCTGGCCGGCGCCACCGACCCGGAGATCGAGGGCGTCGAGGTGGTGCGACGACCGGCCCTCACCGTCTCGCCGGTCGAAATGTTGGAGGCAGACGGCTACCTGCTGGGCACCCCGGCGAACCTCGGCTACATCTCAGGTGCTCTCAAGCACGCTTTTGACTGCGCCTACTACCAGCTGCTGGATGCGACGCGGGGGCGACCTTTCGGGGTCTATCTGCACGGCAACGAGGGCACCGAAGGCGCCGAGCGGAGTCTTTCCGGCATCACGACCGGGCTGGGTTGGGTGCGGGCCGCTGAGACGGTGGTGGTGATGGGCAAGCCGACCAAAGGCGACGTCGAAGCGTGCTGGAACCTCGGTGCGACGGTCGCCGCTGGGTTGATGGGCTGAGTTGCGCTACGTGACGCCATAGCTGCTGGACTGACAATCATTGGCTGTGCTGGCGAGCCAAATGCCAAGCCAGCGGCGACCCCGATGGAATAATGGAAGCTTCCGGTGGAGAATCGCCCGCCCATGCCCGCGACTAGAAACGGACTTTCCCGAGTGGATTTTGGAGCTCTTCCACCGGAGATCAACTCTGCGCGCATGTATGCCGGCGCGGGGGCCGCGCCGATGCTGACCGCCGCAGCCGCGTGGAACGACATCGCTGTCGAATTGAGCACCGTTGCTTCTTCCTTCGAGTCCGTCATTGTGCGGCTGAGCACCGAGGGATGGATGGGTCCCGCGTCGCTGTCGATGGTCGCGGCTGCGCAGCCGCTCCTGGTTTGGCTGAGCCACACCGCCGAGTCCTCGGCGCTCGCGGCGGCGCAGGCCTTGGCGTCCGCAGCCGCCTTTGAGACGGCGTATGCGACGACGGTGCCCCCCGCCGATGTTGCTGCCAACCGAGAGTTATTGGCCGAACTGACAGCGACCAACATCTTGGGGCAAAACGTGTCGGCCATCGCGGCTACCGAGGCGCGCTACGGCGAAATGTGGGCCCAAGACGCGGCGGCCATGTACGGCTACGCCGCCTCCTCCGCGGTAGCGGGCAGACTCAACCCGCTGGCGCGGCCGTCTCAGGTCACCAATCCGGCCGGGCTCGCCAACCAAGCCGCCGCTGTTGGCCAGGCCGCAGCCTCCGGTTCCGCACAGCAGGTGGCGCTGGGAAACCTGATTAGCAACCTCCCCGATGCCGCGCTAGGCCTCGCGTCCCCGGTCGCGGCGGCGGCCCAGGTGCCCGGGCTGGACACGATCATCCAGGATATCGACAAAATGCTCGGAAGTCTGTTCGTGTTCAACGCATTTCACGGCTTGGGCGGCATCGCGGACTATGCCACGGCATCCACGTCCACGGCCGTGTTCATGATGGGCGGTACCGACACCGTGGGTCACGCTAGCGGGGCCGCCGCGTTGGGACACACATTGCCATCAGCCGTCATCGGCGGGTCACGGTTTTCCGCCGCCCTGGGCACTGCACCGGCGGTCGGTCGCCTGACGGTGCCGGCAGGCTGGTCGACCGCGGCGCCGGCCATGACTGCCGCTGCGGCTGTGGACGGCACCAGCTGGGCGGTTCCCGCCGAGGAGGGCGAAACGATCGCGATGCTGGGTGCGCCGACAGCAGGAGCGGGCGTCAATGGTGCCGGTAGCGGCTCAGGTCCGCGGTACGGAGTCAAGCCGACCGTCATGCCCAGGCAATTCCTGGTCTGACCGAGCAGAGGGGAAACGTCCTCGGTGGCCACGAAGACCCGCTCCGGCCTGCAGGAGACGCTGGGCCTGCGATCGGCGGTGTTGTTCGGCCTGGCATACATGACCCCGATCATCGTGCTGGGCATCTTCGGGGTTATCGCCGAACGCTCGCACGGCGGCAGCGCCGGATCGTACCTGCTCGCCACCATCGCGTTGCTGTTCACCGCCCAGAGCTACGGCGTCATGGCGAAGCACTTTCCGGTCGCCGGATCTGCCTACACCTACGTGCGTAAAGCGCTCGACGCCCGGGTGGGGTTCATGGTCGGTTGGGCGGTCCTGCTGGACTACTTGTTTCTGCCATTGGTGATCTGGCTGATCGGCGGCTCTTATTTGCAGGACCAGTTCCCCGCTGTGCCGTTCTGGATGTGGATCGTAGGTTTCGCCGCCATCACCACGACGCTGAACCTCGTCGGACTGAAAGTGGCCGACCGCGCGAACTTCGTGTTGATGACGTTTCAACTGCTGATCTTGGTGATTTTCGTGGCATTGACGATCGCTCACCTCGTCGGCACATCGCAGCCACTGGTGTCGCTGAGGCCCTTCACCGGCGACGCCGGGCTGCCGGCCATTGCCGCCGGCGCCGCGGTGGCCGCGTACTCGTTTCTGGGCTTTGACGCGGTCAGCACACTGACCGAGGAAACCCGCGATGCCAAACGCACCATCCCGCAGGCCATCATGCTGATTGCGCTGATCGGCGGCGCCATCTTCATCACGGTCGCCTATGTTGTCAGCTTGGTCGCTCCGGGCAGTTCCTTTCCCAACGCCGATTCCCTCTCCGAGGGCATTGCCAGAAGCATCGGCGGCAACCTGTTCGGCGCTATATTCCTCGCCGCGCTCATCATTGGCCAGTTCACGTCCGGTCTCGCCGCACAAGCAGCAGTCTCGCGGCTGCTTTATGCCATGGGTCGCGATGGCGTCCTGCCTCGGCGCGTGTTCGGCAAGGTGTCGGAGAGGTTCCACACTCCGGTGTTCAACATCGTGCTGACGGGCGCGGTCGGTTTGACCGCGGTCCTGCTCAGTGTCGCGACCTCGACGTCGTTCATCAACTTCGGCGCGTTCACGGCCTTCACGCTGGTCAATGTGTCGGTCGTGGCGTACTTTCTGCGCCACCGCGACGCCGGGCTGCCTCGGTGGCGCTACGTGGTGTTGCCGGCCATGGGCGCCGCAGTCGATCTCTACCTGCTCACCCGCCTCGAGTCAGATGCCCTGATCATCGGAGTGTCGTGGGCCGGCATCGGGTTCGGCTACCTGCTCTGGCTCACCCGCGGCCTCACCCGGGAGCCGCCGGATCTCGCGGGCATAGCCGAGCGGACGTAGCGACCACCGGGTCGACGTTTGATTCGCTAACATTCGTGGTGCATACCACCTGCACGCGTGTGCACACCATGGCACGAGAGATCGGGCGACCGCATGACCTCACTGGATTTGACCGGCCGCACCGCGATTATCACGGGTGCCTCGCGCGGAATCGGGCTTGCCACCGCCGAGCAGCTCGCCGCGGCGGGCGCCAACGTGGTGCTGACTGCCC
It includes:
- a CDS encoding metal-dependent hydrolase, with protein sequence MFTVDDRAVDPQSGAADHERLVLEARHVEFDWSQLPFHYVPNEPMATHVLNVLHLLLPPGEEFFVHVFKKALPLIKDDQLRLDVQGFIGQEAMHSQSHSGVVDHFAAQGLDLAPFTDQVRWLFDKMMGERPRSSLRRRQSWLLEQISTAAAIEHYTAIMGEWILNTPEHDAIGTDPVMLDLLRWHGAEEVEHKAVAFDAMKHLRAGYWRRVRTQLVVTPVMFLLWIRGVRYLYSIDPHLAPGTKPRWRDYRDAARRGLVPGLLSFTRSVGAYYRPRFHPSQLGGVERAVDYLAISPAARASH
- a CDS encoding PDR/VanB family oxidoreductase — protein: MSQSIWSTRPADLYGRRRRDRFSTVLWGVRVLLEGFAAMSRWKPSRVRPVQRKIAAVITQRELVAPDVVALTLADPDGGLLPSWTPGGHIDVVLPSGRRRQYSLCGLPGRRTDYRIAVRRIADGGGGSIEMHEAFDVGGTLVFEGPRNAFCLGTAERDVLFVIGGIGVTPILPMIQVAEQRGIDWRAIYAGRSREYMPFLDELVSVAPARVTIWADDEHRGFATVDDLLAGAGPTTAVYVCGPPPMLEAVRAARVEHADAPLHYERFSPPPIVDGIPFELELARSGTVLRVPANRSALEVMSDRDPTTAYSCQQGFCGTCKVKVLAGQVDRRGRTAEGDDEMLVCVSRAKSDRIVVDA
- the dapB gene encoding 4-hydroxy-tetrahydrodipicolinate reductase; protein product: MRVGVLGAKGKVGATMVGAVAAAPDLTLSAEVDAGDPLSLLTDGDTEVVIDFTHPDVVMSNLEFLVENGIHAVVGTTGFTAERLQQVESWLVAKPDTAVLIAPNFAIGAVLSMHFAKQAARFFDSAEVIELHHPHKADAPSGTATRTAKLIAEARQGLPANPDATSTSLPGARGADVDGIPVHAVRLAGLVAHQEVLFGTEGETLSIRHDSIDRTSFAPGVLLAVRHVREHPGLTVGLEPLLNLQ
- a CDS encoding flavodoxin family protein; the encoded protein is MSRLLIVHHTPSPHMQEMFEAVLAGATDPEIEGVEVVRRPALTVSPVEMLEADGYLLGTPANLGYISGALKHAFDCAYYQLLDATRGRPFGVYLHGNEGTEGAERSLSGITTGLGWVRAAETVVVMGKPTKGDVEACWNLGATVAAGLMG
- a CDS encoding PPE family protein; this translates as MDFGALPPEINSARMYAGAGAAPMLTAAAAWNDIAVELSTVASSFESVIVRLSTEGWMGPASLSMVAAAQPLLVWLSHTAESSALAAAQALASAAAFETAYATTVPPADVAANRELLAELTATNILGQNVSAIAATEARYGEMWAQDAAAMYGYAASSAVAGRLNPLARPSQVTNPAGLANQAAAVGQAAASGSAQQVALGNLISNLPDAALGLASPVAAAAQVPGLDTIIQDIDKMLGSLFVFNAFHGLGGIADYATASTSTAVFMMGGTDTVGHASGAAALGHTLPSAVIGGSRFSAALGTAPAVGRLTVPAGWSTAAPAMTAAAAVDGTSWAVPAEEGETIAMLGAPTAGAGVNGAGSGSGPRYGVKPTVMPRQFLV
- a CDS encoding APC family permease, translated to MATKTRSGLQETLGLRSAVLFGLAYMTPIIVLGIFGVIAERSHGGSAGSYLLATIALLFTAQSYGVMAKHFPVAGSAYTYVRKALDARVGFMVGWAVLLDYLFLPLVIWLIGGSYLQDQFPAVPFWMWIVGFAAITTTLNLVGLKVADRANFVLMTFQLLILVIFVALTIAHLVGTSQPLVSLRPFTGDAGLPAIAAGAAVAAYSFLGFDAVSTLTEETRDAKRTIPQAIMLIALIGGAIFITVAYVVSLVAPGSSFPNADSLSEGIARSIGGNLFGAIFLAALIIGQFTSGLAAQAAVSRLLYAMGRDGVLPRRVFGKVSERFHTPVFNIVLTGAVGLTAVLLSVATSTSFINFGAFTAFTLVNVSVVAYFLRHRDAGLPRWRYVVLPAMGAAVDLYLLTRLESDALIIGVSWAGIGFGYLLWLTRGLTREPPDLAGIAERT